The Maridesulfovibrio salexigens DSM 2638 region GAAACAGGTTATTACCGAATTAAGACAAAGCAATCAAGCAGGTATGTATTATAAACTCATAACTAGCTGTCATTACAGCGAACTATCTTCGCGTCAGCCTGCTCTTTGCGTTCATAAGCTGCGGAGGCCTCCACTGCAGCGGCCCATGAATCAAAACGTCCAAACCGCACACAATACCATTTACGGTTATTTGCGGAAGGGACCTCGACCACGTAAGCCTCATAGCCTTGTCCAGCCAGACGCTTACGTACCTTGGCTGCTGATTTATGCTTACGGTTGGAACTCACCTGCACAGCGTAGTTGACGGGCTTGAGTCCGGCACTGATCTTCGGTGCAGGCTTAGCCCTCTTAGCGACAACAGCTTTATTCTCAGAGGACTTACCCTTCTCACGCACATCAAAAAACTGCCATGCAAGCGGACCATCCAGCGGACGCGAGTAAATCAGGTACTGGCCTTCGCCATCGGACATAAAATTGAAGATATCATCCTCTTCCACTTTCATAGAGGAAACCACCCGCCCATCGCTGCGGTCAATAACCTGCAAGCGCACTGCCGGATAAACCCCGCCTTCTTCCATAGCAAAGGAAATGGTGGAATTAACGTCAAAGACAGCAACGCCCTGTCGTTTTTTTGATTTAGTAACTACGTTCAACCCCTTATATGATGGGGATTCCGTACGCACAGGCAAGGGCAAGGATAAAACCGGATCTCCATAAAAGACCAGATCATAAATCGGGGAAAGCCCCTCCCCTTTAATTAAATTTTGGGCAAACTGAGCCCGGGCTTCAATTAAAGCATCACCAATACGATGTTTGCCGCTGAAATAAGCCTTATGAAATTCCATAAGCAAGCGAGGTGTCCCACTGGAATCAACCCTGAAAACACGTCCGTCATCGAGTTCAGCTCGAATATCACCGCCACCCTTGCAGCCGGTCATCATTGCCAGTCCGCCACCGGAAGAGAGCACCACAGCTTCCGCCGGGGTAGGCATGGTTGAATTCAACGCAGCAACTTCACAGGAAGGATTGAGCACCACAGGCAGCCCCGGCTTATATTCAAGTTCCATTATCGCTGAAACCGGAACAATTCCTTTGCCAGCCCGAAAGCCTTTGGAGGTGGCCTCAAGAGCCAGCCATTGCACCGAGACATCATCTTCTGCCAAGGACTGCGTTAACCTTTGCGGAGTTGCGCCCCCGGCTGCCCCGAGGTACCGAATCGCCTCAGGACCTGCGATACCTTCCTGTTGCAGATTAAAAAAGAGAAGCTCCGAATCGGAAAGAGACTGAGCGGAAAAGCCTTCCCCGCCGATAAATGATACCGGCCATGCCGGACGAAATTCACGGTCTCCGTACCAGCGTTCGTACTTTGCAGCCACACTCTCAGCCTCGGCACAATCACGGGCCGGAATCCTGCCCACCGGAAGCATATTCTCCGGTGCAGAGTCCGAACCGCCATAGCCGTAATCGGAAAGATGGACTTCATTACCGGAATCAAAACGAGCAGGCGGAACGATGTCCCGGTTACCTAGAATAAGCACGGACATAAGTTTGCCGTCTTTGTTCAGTTTAGCCACCTGACTCTGAATACCGGCAACGACCTTCGCCTCAGACTCGGCAGTTCCGTTAGTCGAAGGAACCTTAACGATGACTGACTTTACACCTTCAAATTCTCGGTGCAGATAGGAAAAATAGCGGGCCGCACGCATAAAATCAGCAGTACAGACAATCACATTCTTCTTTTCTTCAGTGTAAAGAGCGGAAGAAACCTTAACCGGATCGGCAACAGGCACAACCACGGGTTCAGCCGTGTTACCCACCCCCTTAACCTTACACCCTGAGACCAGAACCATGCTCAGCAAAACCAGCAGGGGAATAAAAAATTTCTTAAGCTTAACCATTCCCCTTCTCCCTGCCTTTTGCGACTTTACGTGAAATCTCATCCCAAACCATCTCAGCTGTAATATCAGTCATACATTTATGGTGCTTTTCCGGGCAGCTTTTACCACCGTGAAGCCCGCAAGGTCTGCATTTCAGATTATCAGGACTTTCCAGCACAGTAGAATCTGCGCCGCGTGGGAAAAAACCGAACCTGCGAACTGTCGGTCCGAACATAGCCACGAGCGGGACATTCTGAATCCATGCAATGTGCATGGGACCGGAATCATTGGTCAGGTAAACATCCAACTGTCGAATATGGGCAGCCAGTTGTTGCAGG contains the following coding sequences:
- a CDS encoding C25 family cysteine peptidase; amino-acid sequence: MVKLKKFFIPLLVLLSMVLVSGCKVKGVGNTAEPVVVPVADPVKVSSALYTEEKKNVIVCTADFMRAARYFSYLHREFEGVKSVIVKVPSTNGTAESEAKVVAGIQSQVAKLNKDGKLMSVLILGNRDIVPPARFDSGNEVHLSDYGYGGSDSAPENMLPVGRIPARDCAEAESVAAKYERWYGDREFRPAWPVSFIGGEGFSAQSLSDSELLFFNLQQEGIAGPEAIRYLGAAGGATPQRLTQSLAEDDVSVQWLALEATSKGFRAGKGIVPVSAIMELEYKPGLPVVLNPSCEVAALNSTMPTPAEAVVLSSGGGLAMMTGCKGGGDIRAELDDGRVFRVDSSGTPRLLMEFHKAYFSGKHRIGDALIEARAQFAQNLIKGEGLSPIYDLVFYGDPVLSLPLPVRTESPSYKGLNVVTKSKKRQGVAVFDVNSTISFAMEEGGVYPAVRLQVIDRSDGRVVSSMKVEEDDIFNFMSDGEGQYLIYSRPLDGPLAWQFFDVREKGKSSENKAVVAKRAKPAPKISAGLKPVNYAVQVSSNRKHKSAAKVRKRLAGQGYEAYVVEVPSANNRKWYCVRFGRFDSWAAAVEASAAYERKEQADAKIVRCNDS